The window GCCCGCTCTCCCACCAGTCCAGCCAGGAGGTGCGGGGGGCCAGGCGCAGATGCAACCCGGCGTGCCCGGAGTTCAGGCTCGCGTCCCACAGCACCGTGGGGCCGCTCCGAGCCAGGGCCAGCGCGGTGTTGACCGCCAGGGTGGTCGTCCCCGTCCCCCCGCGCAGGCCCAGGAAGAGCACCACATGCCCCGCCCCACCCGCACGCCGGCGCCGGTTCAGGAGCTCCCGGATCCGATCCCGGAGCTCCTTATGGGAAACCGGCTTGGCCAGGTAATCATCGGCTCGGGCAGCCAGAGCTGCCTCCCGGTCCACCGGTTGCGCCCGCGCCGTGAGCACCAGGACCGGCGTGTCGCTGACGATCGGATCGTTACGGATGGCCTGGAGCACCTGGAAGCCGTCAACCTCCGGCATCATCAGATCCAGGATGACCAGATCCGGTTGCAGCTGGCGCGTCTTGGCGATCCCATCCGCCCCATCGGCGGTGGTGAACACCTCGTATCCGTCCTGCTCCAGCATCAGGCGGATCATCTGCAACAGCTCGAGGTCATCATCGATCACCAGGATCCGGGTCATCCCTGGGCCACCTCTCCGCTGAGGGAGAACAGGCCGATGAAATCGCGGTTGATGAAGATCAGCTCGCCGGCGAAGCGGCTCTCCGGCCGTCCGGTCATCACCGCCCGGGCGTTCAGGATCGGGAGGAAGCGCTCGACATTGGTGACCAGCAGGGCGTGGAGATCCGGACGGCCGTGGAACTCCATCGTCCCTTCGATCTCGAAACCCGGTATCGTAGCGAACACGCCATAAACCTTGCGGGTGCCGTAGGTGGGGGAGATGGCCTTCACCGCCAGCTCGACGCCCACGTTCACGATCGCCATCGTGATATGGTTCTTGCTGAGGATAGCTGCTCCAAAGCTTTTGAGGATGCGGGCAGGCTCTTCCAGACGGGAGAGGAACACCGCCTCCAGGGGAAGGAAGGAGGTGCGGACATCGTTCAGGACGTCTGCCAGCACACGGCCTCTCAGCGTCATCTGAGCTGAGATCCGATGGGTGGGCGTAAGGAAATCCACCGCAATGGTTCCGGATCGGATTCCAGGCTGCGTCATGAGGGAAACCCCCGTTC is drawn from Thermoflexus hugenholtzii and contains these coding sequences:
- a CDS encoding response regulator codes for the protein MTRILVIDDDLELLQMIRLMLEQDGYEVFTTADGADGIAKTRQLQPDLVILDLMMPEVDGFQVLQAIRNDPIVSDTPVLVLTARAQPVDREAALAARADDYLAKPVSHKELRDRIRELLNRRRRAGGAGHVVLFLGLRGGTGTTTLAVNTALALARSGPTVLWDASLNSGHAGLHLRLAPRTSWLDWWESGRSPVELENYLMAHPTGLRLLPAPLVPPTGMLDETQVGPTLDLLRERFAFIVVDGPATLLPIGLAFCRLADELFLVMSPEVGALQTTVMTLRALQGAGISMERVQVVLNHATGPGTLSPQAIERALGRPPLLAIPFDPLQATALVQGTPLILSHPSGPVASAVQRLVGQIVSAVRPL